In Corynebacterium aquilae DSM 44791, the genomic stretch CACATGACCAACCAAGGAAAAGAAGGGAGGCGATGAGCCATGGCTAATCTTCGCGAACTACGTAACCGCATCAAGTCGGTGAACTCCACGAAGAAAATCACCAAGGCCCAGGAACTCATCGCAACCTCGCGAATCACCAAGGCCCAGGCACGGGTTGAGGCATCGCTGCCTTACGCGCAGGAGATCCGACACGTGATCGATCGCCTCGCCAGCGCCAGCTCCCTGGACCACCCCATGCTCCGCGAGCGTGAGGGCGGCAACCGTGCCGCCATCCTGGTGGTTTCGAGTGACCGCGGTATGGCAGGTGGCTACAACTACAACGTCTTCAAGAAGACCGCAGAACTGCGGTCCATGCTTGAAGCCAAAGGCTACGAGGTTGTCCTCTACGTCTCCGGCAACAAAGGCCTCGGCTACTACAAGTTCCGTGGCGAAGCGATTGCCGGTGCGTGGACCGGGTTCTCCCAAGACCCCGGCTACAAGGAAACCCACGACATGCGTCGCCACCTCATCGACGCCTTCGAAGCAGGATCCGCCGGAACCGCCAAATGGCGCGACGGCCTGTTCGGCCCCGAAGGCGAGCCCGTCCAGGGCTTCGATCAGCTGCACGTGGTGTACACCGAGTTTGAGTCCATGCTGACCCAAACCGCCCGTGCACACCAGCTGCTCCCGATCGAACCGGTGGTCGAGGTCGACGAAATCGACTTGGACGAAGACATCCTGCACCGCTCCGAAGGCGAAGTCGCACCCGACTACGAATTCGAACCGGACGCAGACACCCTCTTCGCAGCCCTGCTGCCGAAGTACGTCTCTCGTGGCCTGTTCGCCATGCTGCTCGAAGCAGCAGCATCCGAGTCCGCCTCGCGCCGAAACGCCATGAAGTCCGCAACCGACAACGCAACCGCGCTTGTCAAGGACTTGAGCCGCGTTGCCAACCAGGCCCGCCAGGCACAAATTACCCAGGAAATCACAGAGATCGTCGGTGGCGCGGGAGCGCTCGCCGAAAGCGGAGAAAGTGACTAGCAAATGACTACAGCTCTCAGCGAGCACAACGCACAGCAGGCAGCAACTGCCGGCCGTGTCGTGCGCGTCATCGGCCCAGTCGTCGACGTGGAATTCCCGCGCGGCGAACTGCCGACCCTGTTCAACGCACTGACTGTCGAGGTCACCCTCGAAGCCGTTGCGAAAACCATCACCCTCGAGGTTGCACAGCACCTCGGCGACAACCTGGTTCGTGCCGTCTCCATGGCACCGACCGACGGCCTCGTCCGTGGCGCAGAGGTGACCGATACCGGCAAGCCGATTTCCGTTCCCGTCGGCGACGTCGTTAAGGGTCACGTCTTCAACGCACTCGGCGACTGCCTCGATGAGCCCGGCCTCGGCCGCGACGGCGAGCAGTGGGGCATCCACCGCGACCCGCCGCCGTTCGACCAGCTCGAAGGCAAGACCGAAATCCTCGAAACCGGCATCAAGGTCATCGACCTGCTGACCCCCTACGTTAAGGGCGGCAAGATCGGCCTGTTCGGTGGCGCCGGTGTGGGCAAGACCGTGCTCATCCAGGAGATGATCACCCGTATCGCCCGCGAGTTCTCCGGTACCTCCGTGTTCGCCGGCGTCGGCGAGCGTACCCGTGAGGGCACCGACCTCTTCCTCGAAATGGAAGAGATGGGCGTGCTCCAGGACACCGCCCTCGTGTTCGGCCAGATGGACGAGCCGCCGGGAGTCCGTATGCGCGTGGCCCTGTCCGGCCTGACCATGGCGGAGTACTTCCGCGATGTGCAGCACCAGGACGTGCTTCTGTTCATCGACAACATCTTCCGTTTCACCCAGGCCGGTTCTGAGGTGTCCACGCTGCTGGGCCGTATGCCCTCCGCCGTGGGTTACCAGCCGACCCTGGCCGACGAGATGGGTGTCCTCCAGGAGCGCATTACCTCCACCAAGGGCAAGTCGATTACGTCTCTGCAGGCCGTCTACGTGCCCGCCGACGACTACACCGACCCGGCTCCGGCCACCACCTTCGCCCACCTGGACGCCACCACCGAGCTCGACCGTGGTATTGCCTCCAAGGGTATTTACCCCGCAGTGAACCCGCTGACCTCTACCTCTCGAATCCTCGAGCCGGGTATCGTCGGCGAGCGCCACTACAACGTTGCTCAGCGCGTGATCAACATCCTTCAGAAGAACAAGGAACTCCAGGACATCATCGCCATCCTCGGTATGGACGAGCTGTCTGAAGAGGACAAGATCACCGTTCAGCGCGCCCGTCGCCTCGAGCGCTTCCTGGGTCAGAACTTCTTCGTCGCAGAGAAGTTCACCGGTATCCCCGGTTCCTACGTCCCGCTCGAGCACACCATCGACGCCTTCGAGCGCATCTGCAACGGCGACTTCGACCACTACCCGGAGCAGGCCTTCAACGGCCTGGGTGGCCTGGACGACGTCGAAGCTGCGTACAAGAAGATGACCGGAAAGTAAAGGGGCAAAACACATGGCTGAGATTGCCGCTGAACTGGTCTCCGTCGAGCGCATGCTCTGGTCGGGAAAGGCCAGCATCGTTACGGCCCAGACCACCGAAGGTGAGATCGGCGTGTTGCCCGGCCACGAGCCGATGCTTGGTCAGCTCGTGGAAAACGGTGTGGTCACCATCCGACCCGTGGAAGGTGGCAAACTCACCGCCGCCGTCCAGGGTGGATTCCTGTCCATCTCCTCCGACAAAGTCACCGTCCTCGCTGATTATGCAGTGTGGGCCGACGAAGTCGACGAGTCTGCTGCCCAAGCTGATCTGAACTCTGACGACGAAGATCACAAGGCTCGCGCCGAAGCTGAACTGCGTGCCGTGCGCCGCAGCAAAGAGGACTAGTCCTCGAAGCTTCGAGCAAGACCGCCCCCACCGCCTTTCGCGGTAGGGGCGGGCAGGGTGCACAAACCGCACCGTGGCCCCGCGCCACAACATCACACAACGCGCCTACCGCAGGTTCCCCCGGGAGCCAGCGGTAGGCGCGTTGCTGTTGCATCGGGGCCCTAAAAAAGCTGTGATCTCCCTCCAGCGAGGTCACCCATTAGTTGCAGGCCATGCACCATATTCCTTTCCCCGTCGTTGCCGGGTATTATGTCCCATAAGGTGCATGACGGCTAAACGTCAGACAACTTCCAGGCTTCGGGCGTAGGCAGCCAGAATCCCTGGTCGTGGACGAAAAGCTCCCTTTTTCACCGGACCGCCACAGCGCGGCCCGGGCCCTCACACCCACCACACAACCTCACTACAGGTGCAGCCGGCAGCCCCCGGATGGCACCACAGCAATACCGGATGAGGCGTGGTTCGATGTGAAGGGGCACAAAAGGGAAGAAGCGTTTCGTACTCGGAGAACCTTAGAGATCTGCAACGAACAGGAAGGCTCTCGTGGTTTATTTCTGGCTTATTTGGGGCTTTGTGGCGCTCATCCTGTGCGCCCAGGCGGCCTATCGATACTTTTATCTTCGCCCCCACGGCACCTCAATCGTTATGCGCGCACTGCCCGCCGACGGCGGACATGGCTGGCGGCACGGAGTGATCCGCTACAACGATGGGGTGCTTGAGTTTTTTCAGCTGCGCTCGCTGAGCCGCCGCCCCGACATCACCCTGCAGCGCATGGACACCCACCTTATGTCCCGCAGAAAACCCCGCGAGGACGAAACCCACACCCTGGAATCCTTCCTCAAGGTGCTTGTCGTCGAATCCGGTGGCAAAGAATACGAACTCGCCCTGGATTTGCGCGGGGAAACCGCCTTCACCGCGTGGCTTGAATCGGCCCCGACCCAACGACTAGAACGCTCCAACGCCGCCAAAGCGCTGCGTCAGGTCGAGCGCTACCACAAAAAGCACAAAGCCTAACCAGCCCTCTTTTGCCCGACGGGCTGGCTGCACCCCACCACCTTCTTGCTTATTGGCGATCTTGCCTCAGCAAAGAACGTGGTGGTTTTTTCATGCCTTAAAGGGCAACGCGGCTTCGTGGATGCCGGTTCGCTATTGTGTATCACTATGCGTCTCGTGATTGCCCGCTGCTCTGTCGACTACATCGGTCGCCTGGAAGCCCACCTGCCCATGGCCGATCGTCTACTCATGGTCAAAGCCGATGGGTCGGTGTCCATCCACGCCGACGATAGGGCGTATAAGCCCTTGAACTGGATGACTCCACCAGTAACCCTCACCGAGCAGGAAATCACCGACGAAGACGGCGAAGGCATCGGAGTGCAGCTGTGGATTGTGGAGAACTCCAAAAAGGAACAACTCCGCATCACCATCGAAGCAATCCACTCGGAAATGTCTTATGACCTCGGGGTGGATCCGGGATTGGTCAAAGACGGCGTGGAGGCACACCTACAGCAGCTGCTCGCCGAACACATCGACACTCTCGGGGAAGGCTACAGCCTGGTACGCCGCGAATACCCCACCGCTATCGGACCGGTGGATATCTTGTGCCGCAACGCCGACGGGGAGCATGTTGCCGTCGAAATTAAGCGTCGCGGCGGCATTGATGGCGTCGAACAGCTCACCCGCTACTTAGATTTGCTCAACCGCGACGAACTGCTCGCACCGGTGCATGGAGTGTTCGCCGCCCAGGAAATCAAGCCGCAGGCCCGCACCCTCGCGGAAGACCGCGGCATACGCTGCGTCGTCCTCGACTACGACGACTTGCGTGGAATCGAATCCAATGAACTGCGCCTGTTCTAACGCGCAGCTGACATCTCGCGGCACAAGGGCGGGGGAGAAGTAGTGGCGCGACGCAACAACAAGTGGGCCCGAGGCGCCTCCAGGCCCTTGCCCACCCACGGTGCCGCCTTCTTCGGCGCCCAAGTCCAAGAAGGTCCTAGTTGGGACTTCGGGCAGGAATACCTGGTGCGCCGCATTAGCAGCGATAGGGCCCAAAAGTTTTATGTGTGCCCGGGATGCAACCAAGACATTCCGCCAGGCATTGCCCACATCGTTGCCTGGCCCCGCGATGGGTTGCGTGGCGCCGAAGATCGCCGTCACTGGCACAACGCCTGCTGGCAGCGCCGCTAAACAAACGCCGAGAAAAAGAACAAGGCCTCAGCCGCCCCCGGTGGGGACTGCTGAGGCCTTGCTAGGTGAGATTGAAGCTGGCGCTTAGGAAGCAGGCTCGGTGATCTCGAGGAGAACACCACCGGCATCCTTCGGGTGCACGAAGTTGATGCGCGCGCCGCCGGTGCCGATCTTCGGGGTGTCGTACAGCAGGCGAGTGCCCTGGGCACGCAGGTGCTCGCACAGGGCATCCATGTTGTTGGTGCGGACACACATCTGCTGCAGGCCGGGGCCCTTCTTATCGATGAACTTCGCGATGGTGGAGTTCTCGTTCAGCGGGGCCAGCAGCTGGACCATGCCACCGCGCTCGGTGAGGTCCTTCGGGCCGATCATGGCTTCGACAACGCCCTGCTCTTCATTGGTCTCCTGGTGGTGGTTAACCCAACCCATATTGGAGCGGTACCACTCGACGGCGGCGTCCAAATCAGGAACTGCGATGCCGACGTGGTCGAGGCAGGTGACGTACTCGTGGGGAATCTCGATGGCGAGGAAATCGTTACTCATGTAGTCCACGATACGCCCAAAGCAGCGTTTCTGTTCGGGCACAGTCGGGCAAAAAATGTGGTTTTCCTAACGTTGGGGTGCACTCACATTCACGAGGATTCACTTACACCAGCTCCCCGCTATCGGCGGGGTGCACCACCCGGACCGCCAAGGCAGGAAGGTACCCTGGAACGCATGCTTGTAGCGTTTTCTGTAGCCCCCACCGAAACCCCTGGCGCCAAGGCCGACATGGCCGATGCCGTTGCCGAAGCGATACGCGTTGTCCGCGCCAGCGGCCTGCCCTACGAGACCAATGCGATGTTTACCAACATCGAGGGCGAGTGGGATGAGGTCATGGACGTCGTCAAAAGGGCCACCGAGGCAGTTGTTGCGGTAAGCCCGCGAGTGTCTCTGGTGCTCAAAGCCGATATCCGACCGGGCGTCACTGGGGCAATCACCGCCAAGGTTGACGCCATCAACAAGCGGCTTGGTAGCCCAGATAACAGCTAGCTGAAGTGCTGGCAAAAAAATTTTTCCACACCTTAAAGACAAGGAAAGGGGCTGTGTAGCCTTATGTCTACCCCGTTTACTGGCGGCGCCATCGATTTGGGAGAAGTAAAGGCCCGGGCGGAGGCCCGCGCCCAGGCTGCGAAAACCCCGGCCGGTGCGATCCCGCCGGTGGTGATGGCCACGGCTGACAACATTGAAGCTGAAGTGTTGCGTCGCAGCCAGCAGGTACCGGTCATTGTTCAGGTCGGTACTGCCCGCAGCCCCCAAAGCGAGCAACTCAAAGAGGATTTGAGCACGCTGGCGCAGCAGGCCAATCTGGCCTGGATTTTCGCCTACATTGATGCCGATGCTTCCCCGGATTTGGCAGGCATGCTGGGAGTACAGGCGTTGCCGACGGTGGTGGCTTTGGCTGATGCCCGCCCGCTGGCGGATTTCCAGGGCGCGCAACCGATGGAGGCCTTGCAGCAGTGGACCGCGGCGGTAGTGCAGGCCTGCGCGGGCAAGCTACCGGGCTTGGGCGCACCGGAAGATCAGCAGCCGGTGGAAGACCCCCGTTTTGCTCCCGCTACTGAGGCGCTAAACAACGGTGATTTCGATGCCGCCATCGCCGTCTACGACGATATTTTGGCGCATGAGCCCCAAAACAAGGAAGCCGCTGCGGCGCGAGATTCCGCGAAATTGTTGTCTCGCCTGTCGCAGAACAAGGGTCGGGATGTCCTCGCAGAAGCTGCAGCCCACCCGGAGGATATCGACGCTCAGTTGGCGGCGGCTGATAAGGAGATCGTCAACGGCCAGACCGAAGCCGGCTACCAGCGTCTGCTGGATGTGATGGCGCGAACCAGTGGCAAGGATAAAGACACCGTGAAGCAGCGTTTGCTGGAGCTGCTTGCGTTGGCGGAGCCGGATGATCCAGTGGTGCTGGCGGCGCGGGCGCGTCTGGCCAGTGTGCTGTTCTAGCGGGGTGGGTCTGCTTGTGGGCGGGCATGGTGGCGCTGTGTCGCTGTTGTGCCCGCCCCGCGTATTTTTGCGGATATTGCTCAGGTGAGCCAGTGCTCACCCCATTGGGGGTAAAGAATTGACTAAGGCTGTGGTGAGGGGAAGTCTTTAGTCGACAACTAACCGCGCTGTGATCGGTGCGGTGGTGATTTTTCTGTCTTTATTTGCAGCGGGTTTTGTGTCTCAAAGGAGCATGAAATCCCAGGGGAAAGGCCTTTTATGACGCAGCCACCTACGAGTCCACACGTTGAGAACACCACGGACTTCCAGCTCGCCCCCGGCGAGGTCGGTGTCTATGGCGATCGCTTCATGATCAGCCCGGTTTTGCCGTATATCAAGGGCCAGATGATGTGCTCGTCGACCCGTTTCGTCTACAAGATTCCGGCGACCGTGCTGGCGTTGATTCCTGTCGGCGGTGACGAGATGACGATCCCGATCAGCGCAATTTCCGGGGTGTCCACGACCTCTCGTTTGCGGGTGGGACGCATGATTGCCGGCATCCTTGCCCTGATGATTGCGATCAGCGTGATTTCCAATTCTGTGCTGGCGGGCTTGGTGCTGTTCCTTTTGGGCGCGCTGTGGCTGGTGACCTGCTACCCGGTGGCGCTGGTGGTGCAAAACCACGCTGGCATGTCCACCAACCTGGTGGTTTCCCTGTTTGACAAGGCTCGCCTGGAGCGCTTCAAAGCGGAATTGCAGGCGCGAGTCTTTACCGACCAGAGCGCAATCCAGCACAGCGAGGCTCAGGATCTGCGTCAGCAGGCCTTAACGATGCAGCAGATGCAGCTGCACCAGATGCAGATGCAGCAGATGCAGCAGGAAAATCACTTCCGGCAGCAGCAGACCCAGGGCCAGCCGGGCTTCCCGCAGGCGCAGCAGCAGGTCCCGCCCCGGGAGCAACAAAGCATCGGCCAGCAGCCGGGCTACCAGCAGGCCCCGCAGGGTTATCCGCAGGGTGGTTACCAGCAGGGCTTCCCGCAGCAGGGTTACCCCCAGCAGGGCTTCCAGCAGGCCCCGCAGGGTTATCCGCAGGGTGGCTATCAGCAGGGCTTCCCGCAGCAGGGTTACCCCCAGCAGGGCGGCTACCAGCAGGCCCCGCAGGGTTATCCGCAAGGTGGTTACCAGCAGGGCTACCCGCAGCAAATGCCGCCGACCCAGTACCCGACTGGTTTCGCGCCGCAGGATCCTTCCCAGCACGGCGGTCCCGCCTGGGGTGCTGCAGCAGCCGGTGCGGCCGGTGCCGCTATGGGCGCAGCCGCTGCCGCTGAGCAGCACACCGCGCCCCACGACACCGCGGATGCCCCTGCCTCCACCCACGATGCCTCCCAGGATCTCCCGGAGGTCAGCGAGGATCAGGCCACCGCAACGTTTGAAAACATCGCAGAGCACACCAACGACTCTGAGGCTGAGGTGCCCGGCACCGTCGCTGCCGCTGAGCACGTGGAAACCCTGACGATGCCCGCCGAAACCAATGACACTTTCGGCTTCCCCGCGCCCGTTGCGGACACCGCAACCGAGCCGAGCGCACAGGCTTTCCCGGCGACCACCGAGATCCCGACCACGGAGTCGGATCAGGTGCAGGCCCAAGCCTCAGCAGAAATCGAGCAGGCCCCGGCCACTGGGGCTGAGGCGGCAGCGGATGTTTTCCGTGCCGCCGAGACCGCTGAGGACGAGCCAGCAGAAAACAACCCCGAGGACACCGACTCCAAGTAGGAGCTTCCCCTCACAGGCAGCAGGCCCCGCATTCCACCGTGCAGTGGAAGTCGGGGCCTGTCGTGTTTTTCTGGGTGTGCTCGCCTAGTGGGCCGGCCAAGTAGACGTTGCTCCAGCGATCATCAGCTGCACGCCGATCGCCAGAATCAAAAAGCCCATGATCCGGGATAGCGCGCCCAGGCCGGTGGGGCCCATCTTGTCCACCAACGGGGTAGCAAAACGCAGCAAGACACCGATCAGCGCTGCCATGGCCACAATTCCTGCCACGATGCCCAGCGTGGATTCCATACCGGTGTGTTTTGCACCCAACGCGATGACCACACCGATGGCGCCGGGCCCGGCGATCATGGGCAACGCCATGGGGGAGAAGGCGATATCAAGGCCAGCTGTCGCCCGCTGGCTGGCGTGGTCGTGCTCCGCATCGGAAAGCTTCGGGGCGGTGTTCAGCATCTTGTAGCCGGCGTGGGCGACCACCAATCCGCCCGCGAGCTGCAGCGCCGGGATCGTCAGACCTAGACCCTTGAGCAAAACCGGTCCCGCCACGGCAAACACCGCCAGGATGGCGCACACGTAGATCGCCGTCATCACTGCCTGCTTTTTGCGCTGCGATTCGCTCAATGGGGTGCTCATGCTGGCGTAGACTGCGACGGCGCCAATCGGGTTGGTGATGGGAAACAACGCGGCGAGCGTTGTGATGAACATACTGATCACGGAAGGCTCCTTCACGGGTGCTGGCCAAAAGGTCCAAGAATGCACGCCGATTCGGCGCCCATCCCGGCATGACCACCATACTGGTGATCCCTGCCAACTGCGGGCTCTGCCCCCACCCAAGCTTCGCATTCACCCCCGAGTGCAAAGCCTTGAAATGATTGGGCCTTGTGAAAGCTACACAAAAAAGGGGCGCGCACAGATCACGAGGATCTCTGCGCGCCCACCTGCAGGTGGTTGGCCAACTAATCGAAACGCGTCACGCCGAAGTTCGTTTCGGAGACCCGATTAAGCAGGTAAGACACCGGGCCGAAAACCTCTGAGAGGTAGGAGCTGATCCGGGCTGCGACGGTGCGATCATCGTCGATGAGGCGGCAGTCCATCATTTTGTCCTCGACGGCGTGCATCAGTTTCACTTCCTGATTCACCGTCAGGTTCAGCCCCTGGGAAGGAAAGCCCTCGCGGTGCATAAAATCCCTAAAGGATCGCAGATTACGCGGCGCGCCAGCATAGGTTTTTGCTACGTCCTGGCAGGTGGACGCCTGGGTGGAGTTGACTAACTCCTCCAGCTGGGATGCGCTCACCGAGGCGCGCACCACCACCGGGGTCGCCGGCGGCTCATCGGCCCTAGTGGCGGGGTTGATGGTTACGGGGATCGTCGCCAGGCAGACGACGAGAAGCGCAGACATGCGACGCATGGCGACCTCCTAGAAAATAATCGACGTGCCACCGACACGACCCTTTTTGCACACGCCGCGCAACGGTTGTGCGCTTTAGGCAGCATCAAGGTCAGATGTGGTGGGCGAAAATGGGGCAATCGCGGTTAGGGAAAATGAAAAGTTCCCCAAAGCTACGGCTTGATAGTACCCCAGTGGTGTGGTGTTTGAGCCAAAAAGTAACCGGGGGCATAAACAAAGATCCCTGCAGGCCAGGACACACATCGGTCGACTATGTGGGGTCAGTGCGAACTGCTGTGGCTGGTGGGGCACATGGGGCGGCGGCTGTGTGGGAAACCTCCATTTTTGGGCTTCCCACACAGCCGCCGCGACGTGGTGAAAGGAACTATCGTCCCTCAAACACGTACCACTGCGCGCTCATCGCGGGGATGTGCAGGGTCAACGAGTTGTCGTAACCATCGTGCGGGAAGGAAATAGCTTCCACCGTCTCCGGTAGCGCATTGTTGGCGCCCGCGAATTCGCCGGAATCGGAGTTGAGCACCAGACGCCACTGGCCCGGTTCTGCCACGCCCAGGGTGTATTCCGGCTGGCTGGTGCCACCGAAGTTAAAGACACACAGCACTTTTTCGCCCTGGGTGCCGTAGCGGGTGAACGCCAAGATGTTGTTGTTGGCATCGTCGGCCTTATTCCACCCGAAGCCGTGTCCGCTGAAGTCCTGGGTGTACAACGCCGGCAGGGCCTTGTACTGGCCGTTGAGGCTGCGCACCAGCTCCATCACGCCGCGGTGGTATTCGCCTTCCCACCCGTCCTGATCGTGCCAGTCCAGGCTGCGGGCTTCGCTCCACTCGGCGCGCTGCGCGAAGTCCTGGCCCTGGAACAGCAGTTGTTTGCCGGGGTGGGCCCACATGTAGGCCAGCAGCATGCGCACACCGGCGGCCTTGTTCCACACATCACCCGGCATGCGGGTAAACAGGGTGCCTTTGCCGTGCACCACCTCGTCGTGAGAAATCGGCAGCACAAACTTCTCGCTGAAGGCGTAGACCAGGGAGAAGGTGATTTCGTTGTGGTGGTAGCGGCGGTTGACCGGGTCCTCGGAGAAGTATTCGAGGGTGTCGTTCATCCAGCCCATGTTCCACTTCATGGAAAAACCCAGCCCGCCGTGCTCAGTAGAGGCGGTCACGCCCGGCCAGGAGGTGGATTCCTCCGCGATGGTCAGCACACCCGGGTGGGCGCGGTGCACGGTGGCGTTGACTTCCTGCAGGAACTGCACGGCCTCCAAGTGCTCGCGGCCACCGTACTGGTTGGGAGCCCACTGGCCGTCTTCGCGGGAGTAATCCAGGTACAGCATGGATGCGACCGCGTCGACGCGCAGACCATCGATGTGGAACTCCTCCGCCCAGTACAGGGCGTTGGCGACGAGGAAGTTACGCACCTCCGGGCGGCCAAAGTCGAACACGTAGGTGCCCCAGTCCTGTTGCTCACCGCGGCGCGGGTCCGGGTGCTCGTAGAGGGGGCGGCCATCGTAGCGGCCCAGTGCGAAATCATCCTTGGGGAAGTGGGCGGGCACCCAGTCGACGATGACGCCGATGCCGCGCTGGTGGAAGCTATCGATGAGGAAGCGCAAATCATCCGGGGAACCCCACCGGGAGGTCGGGGCGTAATAGCCGGAGACCTGGTAGCCCCAGGAGCCACCGAAGGGGTGCTCGGCGACGGGCAGGAACTCCACGTGGGTGTAGCCCATATCGGCCACATAGTCGACCAGGGTGGACGCCAACTGGCGATAGTCCTGGCCCTGGTTCCAGGAACCCAGGTGCACCTCGTAGACGCTCATCGGTTCCACATCATGGTTTGTGGTGCGGCGCTTTTCCAGCCACTGCTCATCGCCCCAGCTGTAGTCGGAGGCGGCCACCACGCTGCCGGTGGCCGGCGCCGTTTCGGCGAGCTTAGCCAACGGGTCAGCCTTGTCGCGGCGGTAGCCTTCCTGGGTGTAAATGGCGAACTTGTAGACCGCGCCGGGCTGCACGCCGGGTAGGAACACCTCCCACACGCCACAGCTGCCAAGCGAGCGCATGGGGAACTGGGCGCCATTCCACCCGTTGAAGTCGCCGACCACGGCGACACCGACCGCGTTGGGGGCCCACACCGCAAACGCGGTGCCGGAGACCTCACCGATGGCGGTGGTGTAGGTTTTCACGTTCGCGCCCAGCACCTCCCACAGGCGTTCGTGCCGGCCCTCGGAGATGAGATAAATGTCAGTCTCGCCGACGGTGGGCAGGAAGTAGTAGGGGTCGGCCTGGGTGGCGGTGAAACCGCCCGGCCAGGTCACCTCCAGCCGGTAGTCGCAGGCCTCGGTGCGATCCAGGTGCGCGCCGAAGAAGTCATCACCCAACGCATTAAGCTCCACGCGGCTGCCGTCCTGCAAGACCGCGGCCACGGACTCGGCCCCCATCTGGCGGGTGCGCAGCACACTGCCACCATCGACGGCGTGCCAGCCGAGAACCGCGTGCGGATCGTGGTGGGTGCAGGCCCGCAGTCGCTGCCGATCGTGGTCGGGGAGCTGTGCGTAGTTGGGCTGGGTCATAACGTGTCCTTTTGTCAGGGCCATTCAAGTCATTCGCGTTGCGACAACGCGGACTACATGCCTGGTCACAACAACACCGCGCAAAGCGGCATTTTC encodes the following:
- the glgB gene encoding 1,4-alpha-glucan branching protein GlgB → MTQPNYAQLPDHDRQRLRACTHHDPHAVLGWHAVDGGSVLRTRQMGAESVAAVLQDGSRVELNALGDDFFGAHLDRTEACDYRLEVTWPGGFTATQADPYYFLPTVGETDIYLISEGRHERLWEVLGANVKTYTTAIGEVSGTAFAVWAPNAVGVAVVGDFNGWNGAQFPMRSLGSCGVWEVFLPGVQPGAVYKFAIYTQEGYRRDKADPLAKLAETAPATGSVVAASDYSWGDEQWLEKRRTTNHDVEPMSVYEVHLGSWNQGQDYRQLASTLVDYVADMGYTHVEFLPVAEHPFGGSWGYQVSGYYAPTSRWGSPDDLRFLIDSFHQRGIGVIVDWVPAHFPKDDFALGRYDGRPLYEHPDPRRGEQQDWGTYVFDFGRPEVRNFLVANALYWAEEFHIDGLRVDAVASMLYLDYSREDGQWAPNQYGGREHLEAVQFLQEVNATVHRAHPGVLTIAEESTSWPGVTASTEHGGLGFSMKWNMGWMNDTLEYFSEDPVNRRYHHNEITFSLVYAFSEKFVLPISHDEVVHGKGTLFTRMPGDVWNKAAGVRMLLAYMWAHPGKQLLFQGQDFAQRAEWSEARSLDWHDQDGWEGEYHRGVMELVRSLNGQYKALPALYTQDFSGHGFGWNKADDANNNILAFTRYGTQGEKVLCVFNFGGTSQPEYTLGVAEPGQWRLVLNSDSGEFAGANNALPETVEAISFPHDGYDNSLTLHIPAMSAQWYVFEGR